Proteins from a genomic interval of Cognatishimia sp. WU-CL00825:
- a CDS encoding Hint domain-containing protein: MPVFYIYSRKDFRGGLPKESGGTAKGDGMFRLRLKPGAEPTRVEILDDDAVFHELDNNQVLAQDIDLDGKAYAAGTTVQAAYDLTNTTTGHRVTSLHLGGNGHQQGQVHGLVSSEPLDVGTPYYFDHRQTSYLKENKYEDYVACFVQGTRIATDAGEVPVEELRAGDRVALHDGGYAVLRLPLHREVSVRELRRNMNLCPVRVTAGALGLGLPKRDLVVSPQHRMLSNSPICRRMFDEDEVFVAAKKLTALPGVYVDHALEGVVYYHLVFAAHELIVAEGAPTESFYCGPNALASLSEDARLEMAALFPDHVENSSMPEMARFAPNEKLQKQLVQRHQKNDKPVLV; encoded by the coding sequence ATGCCCGTTTTTTATATTTACAGCCGCAAGGATTTCCGTGGGGGATTGCCCAAGGAATCTGGCGGAACGGCCAAAGGCGATGGCATGTTCAGGTTGCGGTTGAAACCGGGGGCAGAGCCAACGCGCGTGGAAATTCTTGACGATGACGCGGTTTTTCATGAGCTCGATAACAATCAGGTTCTTGCGCAAGATATTGATCTGGATGGCAAGGCCTATGCGGCTGGCACCACAGTGCAAGCTGCCTATGATTTGACAAATACAACTACAGGCCATCGGGTGACCTCATTGCATTTGGGTGGCAATGGCCATCAACAGGGGCAGGTACATGGCTTGGTGTCTTCTGAACCGCTGGACGTGGGCACACCTTATTATTTTGACCACCGCCAGACCTCGTATCTGAAGGAAAACAAATACGAGGATTATGTGGCTTGTTTTGTGCAAGGCACTCGTATCGCGACAGATGCCGGGGAAGTGCCAGTTGAGGAACTGCGGGCAGGGGACCGGGTGGCTTTGCATGACGGTGGCTATGCTGTGCTGCGCTTGCCACTGCATCGCGAAGTCTCGGTAAGAGAGCTAAGGCGCAATATGAATTTGTGCCCCGTTCGGGTGACAGCTGGTGCCTTGGGATTGGGTTTGCCAAAGCGTGATCTGGTTGTTTCGCCGCAGCACCGCATGCTGTCAAATTCGCCAATATGCAGACGCATGTTTGATGAAGATGAAGTCTTTGTTGCAGCTAAGAAGTTGACTGCATTGCCAGGAGTTTATGTGGATCACGCGCTGGAAGGCGTTGTTTATTATCATCTGGTTTTTGCAGCCCATGAGTTGATCGTGGCCGAGGGGGCTCCGACTGAAAGCTTTTATTGTGGACCAAATGCTCTGGCGAGCTTGAGTGAGGATGCGCGTTTGGAAATGGCGGCGCTATTTCCAGATCATGTAGAAAATTCAAGTATGCCTGAAATGGCGCGATTTGCGCCGAACGAAAAACTGCAGAAG